The following coding sequences are from one Prochlorococcus marinus XMU1412 window:
- a CDS encoding LexA family protein, with the protein MDSFGSATRKFRIPLLNDSVSAGFPSPADDYTEENIDLNEHLISNPFSTFFLRVKGDSMINAGIKDKDLIIVDKSLIAKPGDIVIAMIDGEFTIKRLSIKNDELYLKAENHNYPDFSFKNHIDVQIWGVVIYSIHSYL; encoded by the coding sequence TTGGATTCCTTTGGTTCAGCTACTAGAAAATTTAGAATCCCCTTATTAAATGATTCGGTATCTGCAGGGTTTCCTTCTCCCGCAGATGACTATACGGAAGAAAATATTGATTTAAATGAACATTTAATATCTAATCCGTTTAGCACTTTTTTTCTTAGAGTTAAAGGTGACTCAATGATAAACGCAGGAATTAAAGATAAAGATTTAATAATAGTAGACAAGAGTTTAATCGCCAAGCCAGGGGATATTGTTATCGCAATGATAGACGGAGAATTTACAATAAAAAGATTATCTATAAAAAATGATGAATTATATTTAAAGGCAGAAAATCATAATTATCCTGATTTTAGCTTTAAAAACCATATTGATGTACAGATATGGGGGGTTGTTATTTACTCAATACATAGCTATTTATGA
- a CDS encoding DMT family transporter, with protein sequence MINIEKLENRFNSLNKFNLVFASFFFSLMTLCVKNIDKRIPIYELVLFRSLLSLIITFFIINLKKINPWGKNRPLLILRGVLGTLALVCIFYAIRNMPLSISTVIQYTYPIFISIFAGIFINEKITRNIIFALIIGWIGILVILNPSQLSNINVEIENVSILIAFLGAICTALAYVTVKKLSFTEDVYVIIEYFPLVSFITLLPIVLLNWVTPNWNELVWIIGIGLFTQLGQTFLTVGLKNLPASEASTINYLQVLFGSIWGILFFSEIININFLFGASLVLLGTIITTTKIIKRT encoded by the coding sequence ATGATAAATATCGAAAAATTAGAAAACCGATTTAATTCATTGAATAAGTTTAATTTAGTATTTGCCTCATTCTTCTTCAGTTTGATGACTTTGTGTGTAAAAAATATTGATAAAAGGATACCTATTTATGAATTAGTATTATTCAGATCATTGTTAAGTTTAATAATTACATTTTTTATAATTAATCTAAAAAAAATAAATCCATGGGGAAAAAACAGACCTTTACTCATTTTAAGAGGTGTTTTAGGAACTTTAGCTTTAGTTTGTATTTTTTATGCAATAAGAAATATGCCTCTTAGTATATCTACCGTCATTCAGTACACATATCCTATTTTTATATCTATATTTGCTGGCATTTTTATAAATGAAAAAATAACTCGAAACATAATTTTTGCTTTAATTATTGGCTGGATTGGAATATTAGTAATATTAAATCCAAGTCAATTATCAAATATAAACGTTGAAATTGAAAATGTTTCAATTTTAATAGCATTTCTTGGAGCAATCTGTACCGCATTGGCTTACGTTACAGTTAAAAAACTTTCATTTACTGAAGATGTTTATGTAATTATTGAATATTTTCCACTTGTTTCTTTTATAACTTTATTACCAATTGTATTATTGAACTGGGTTACCCCAAATTGGAATGAATTAGTTTGGATAATAGGTATTGGCTTATTTACTCAATTAGGACAGACTTTCTTAACTGTAGGATTAAAAAATTTACCTGCTTCTGAAGCATCAACAATTAACTATTTACAAGTTTTATTCGGTTCAATTTGGGGGATTTTGTTTTTTAGTGAAATAATAAACATAAATTTTTTATTTGGTGCATCACTAGTTTTATTAGGAACTATTATAACTACTACCAAAATAATCAAAAGGACATAG
- a CDS encoding serine hydroxymethyltransferase, which produces MEFIIFLSKLDKEILDLLIKANYEVEENKIECLLNKEIKGLHNFVENKIIICTENAKKKTNYRNETQRVNKDNFKTKLAIRKALRHEATHAIQKCNNNKTVGDIKNLEAKLHQSKRRSLEFSTSNFSGTYAKEVEAYILEDKPKKVKNMIKKYCL; this is translated from the coding sequence ATGGAATTTATTATATTTTTAAGCAAATTAGATAAAGAGATTCTTGACTTATTAATAAAAGCAAACTATGAAGTTGAAGAAAATAAAATTGAATGTCTCTTAAATAAAGAAATAAAAGGCCTACATAATTTTGTAGAAAATAAAATAATAATATGTACTGAAAATGCAAAAAAGAAAACAAATTACAGAAATGAAACACAGCGAGTAAATAAAGACAACTTCAAAACAAAATTGGCAATAAGAAAAGCATTAAGACATGAAGCTACTCATGCTATACAAAAATGTAACAACAATAAAACAGTAGGGGATATAAAAAATTTAGAAGCTAAATTACATCAAAGTAAGAGGAGATCATTAGAGTTTTCTACTTCCAATTTTTCTGGAACTTATGCAAAAGAAGTGGAAGCTTATATTCTTGAAGACAAGCCCAAAAAGGTAAAAAATATGATTAAAAAATACTGCCTATAA
- a CDS encoding DUF3082 domain-containing protein, which yields MADNSNENIEKNIPEKGPLNFIVGSLTSLLLFIFFYFLSNKIAIYFSIHKPSNSSEIVQNISSSINTLIIGLSFLLTFSFAFIGIGLFIVFIRSFFLKKS from the coding sequence GTGGCAGATAATAGTAATGAAAATATTGAAAAAAATATTCCCGAAAAAGGACCATTAAATTTTATTGTAGGATCATTAACCAGTCTTTTATTATTTATTTTTTTTTATTTTTTAAGTAATAAAATTGCAATTTATTTTTCAATACATAAACCATCTAATTCTTCTGAAATAGTCCAAAATATTTCTTCTAGTATTAATACCTTAATAATTGGATTATCTTTTTTGCTAACTTTTTCTTTTGCTTTTATAGGTATAGGACTTTTTATTGTATTTATTCGAAGTTTTTTTCTGAAGAAAAGTTGA
- a CDS encoding glycine zipper 2TM domain-containing protein encodes MKFYYLALLFCFSPIVQVKATTPKSVTCTRTEYREEYIPGTKSNPGYVKSYEVDVVIPCGGQSKAEKIDDNDCSEGSVIGGILGAGIALSSSRGKDRFWAVPAGGTAGALIGCQVDGG; translated from the coding sequence GTGAAATTTTACTATTTAGCTTTATTATTTTGTTTTTCTCCTATTGTTCAAGTTAAAGCAACAACACCAAAGTCAGTAACTTGTACAAGAACTGAATATAGAGAAGAGTATATTCCTGGAACGAAATCAAACCCAGGCTACGTAAAAAGTTATGAAGTTGACGTTGTAATACCTTGTGGAGGTCAAAGTAAAGCCGAAAAAATAGATGACAATGACTGTAGTGAAGGCTCTGTTATTGGAGGTATTCTTGGTGCTGGAATAGCACTATCCTCCTCCAGGGGTAAAGACAGATTTTGGGCCGTACCTGCTGGTGGGACTGCAGGAGCGCTAATTGGATGTCAGGTGGATGGTGGTTAA
- the rsmA gene encoding 16S rRNA (adenine(1518)-N(6)/adenine(1519)-N(6))-dimethyltransferase RsmA — MNFKNHHQKKRFGQHWLVNKKILEKIKEIAFLNENDFILEIGPGKGALTSKLLDSEIKKLHAIELDKDLINLLNDKFNNNDKFSLQQGDILTVNLDSINKKITKVIANIPYNITGPILDIFIGRLGIIRNYNYDKIIFLMQKDVVDRILSKEGSPNAGALSVRMQLLSKIKKICDVPPSSFSPPPKVFSSLVVFEPIKNDLRLDISIEKYIDKLLRISFNSRRKMLRNTLNSILSNEELNELSEDSKICFNLRPQDISIDQWIKLAENCIKIKKLKI, encoded by the coding sequence ATGAATTTTAAAAACCATCATCAAAAAAAAAGGTTTGGACAGCACTGGTTGGTAAATAAAAAAATATTAGAAAAAATCAAAGAAATTGCTTTTCTTAATGAAAATGACTTTATTTTAGAAATTGGTCCAGGTAAAGGAGCTTTAACATCTAAGTTATTAGATTCAGAAATTAAAAAATTACATGCGATTGAATTAGATAAAGATTTAATAAATTTATTGAATGATAAATTCAATAATAATGATAAGTTTTCACTTCAGCAGGGAGATATTCTTACCGTAAATTTAGATTCAATTAATAAAAAGATTACAAAAGTGATTGCAAATATTCCATATAATATAACAGGCCCAATATTAGATATTTTTATAGGGAGATTGGGCATTATAAGAAACTATAATTACGATAAAATAATTTTTTTAATGCAGAAAGACGTTGTAGATAGGATTTTGTCAAAAGAAGGAAGCCCCAACGCTGGTGCGCTTAGTGTAAGGATGCAACTCTTATCAAAAATAAAAAAAATTTGTGATGTACCGCCTTCATCTTTTAGTCCGCCTCCAAAAGTTTTTTCTTCTTTAGTAGTTTTCGAACCAATTAAAAATGATTTAAGATTAGATATTAGTATAGAAAAATATATAGATAAACTTCTTCGAATTTCATTTAATTCAAGAAGAAAAATGCTTAGAAATACTCTTAACTCAATACTTTCAAATGAAGAGTTAAATGAATTATCTGAAGATTCAAAAATTTGTTTTAATTTAAGACCACAAGATATTTCAATTGACCAATGGATAAAGCTTGCAGAAAATTGTATTAAAATTAAAAAATTAAAAATTTAA
- a CDS encoding Y-family DNA polymerase yields MKISSNVAIALIDANNFYASCEQNINPNLRNKPVVILSNNDGCIIARSPEARALKIKMGTPYFKIKEQLNKLDVAVLSSNYSLYGDMSRRLMNLLKNYCEEIEIYSIDEAFVSISRPNDKNLYPWARNIRSLIYQNLGITITVGIGENKVRAKIANKLAKNIDYSAGIFDLARTRNENNYLKRISVDKIWGVGKQTSNWLQSKGIKNAKELRDMEENEIIKKLGIVGKRLQLELKGYKCLPIEKNKKSKKEIQVSRSFGTPVTKLEDLTQALAAHAIKASEKMRSQNLQSSNIRVFARTSKYSSQNYQRSAHRKLTNATDDTNSILKIVVELSKEIYNPEHKFSKAGVLMQDLTNSEYLQQSVINYKSQKDLKKSAILMRTIDLLNKRFNNNAITWAITKTPKSWTMNKNFLSRSSTTDIERIPTIVK; encoded by the coding sequence ATGAAAATCTCAAGTAATGTTGCTATAGCTCTTATAGATGCTAATAATTTTTATGCGTCATGTGAACAAAATATTAATCCGAATTTGAGAAATAAACCAGTAGTAATTTTATCTAATAATGATGGATGTATCATTGCGAGAAGTCCTGAAGCACGAGCTTTAAAAATTAAAATGGGAACTCCTTATTTTAAGATCAAAGAACAATTAAATAAATTAGATGTAGCAGTCTTAAGCTCAAACTACTCTCTTTACGGCGATATGAGCAGAAGACTAATGAATTTACTAAAAAACTACTGTGAAGAAATAGAAATTTATTCCATTGACGAAGCATTTGTCTCAATTTCTAGACCTAATGATAAAAATCTATATCCTTGGGCAAGAAATATAAGATCATTAATATATCAGAATCTAGGGATTACCATAACAGTAGGAATAGGAGAAAATAAAGTAAGAGCAAAAATTGCTAATAAATTAGCTAAAAATATTGATTATTCAGCTGGAATATTTGATTTAGCTAGAACTAGAAATGAGAATAATTATTTAAAAAGAATTAGTGTAGATAAGATATGGGGAGTCGGGAAACAAACCTCTAATTGGTTGCAAAGTAAAGGTATTAAGAATGCGAAAGAATTAAGAGATATGGAAGAAAATGAAATCATCAAGAAACTTGGCATAGTAGGAAAAAGATTGCAATTAGAACTGAAAGGTTATAAATGTCTGCCTATAGAAAAAAACAAGAAATCAAAAAAAGAAATTCAGGTAAGCAGAAGTTTCGGTACTCCTGTCACAAAATTGGAAGACTTAACTCAAGCACTAGCGGCTCACGCAATAAAAGCATCTGAAAAAATGAGAAGTCAGAATTTGCAATCATCTAATATTAGAGTATTTGCAAGAACCAGTAAATATTCAAGTCAAAATTATCAAAGAAGTGCTCATAGAAAACTTACAAATGCAACAGACGACACAAACAGCATTTTAAAAATAGTAGTTGAATTATCTAAAGAAATTTATAATCCCGAGCATAAATTTTCAAAGGCTGGTGTTTTAATGCAGGATTTAACTAATAGCGAATATTTACAGCAATCAGTTATCAATTACAAATCTCAGAAAGACCTAAAAAAATCAGCAATTCTCATGAGAACTATCGATTTATTAAATAAAAGATTTAATAACAATGCAATTACATGGGCTATTACGAAAACACCAAAAAGTTGGACGATGAATAAGAATTTCTTAAGTCGCTCATCTACAACTGATATAGAACGGATCCCAACTATAGTAAAGTAA
- the ispE gene encoding 4-(cytidine 5'-diphospho)-2-C-methyl-D-erythritol kinase, which produces MQDITNTKIIIKSPAKINLHLEVIGKREDGFHELAMIMQNIDLSDYLEFQINNEGLVKLDSDCNDLSLSSDNLIVKSANLLRKNSKIDLGANIFLRKNIPIGAGLAGGSSNAAATLIGLNKLWDLNLDQETLCSLASTLGSDIPFFINGGIQLCFGRGEILEKLDSKFEYGVILLKNPSVSVSTAETYKKYSNRFCDQYLTSREMIENIRKNLRDNGLNNLNFDNQHLTIKNDLQLVVENENDSVKQALYLLSKLENSLSFSMSGSGPTCFALFKDVETAKKELTANYKLFKDNGYDSWVCTFLEKGITFI; this is translated from the coding sequence ATGCAAGATATAACTAACACGAAAATTATTATAAAATCTCCTGCCAAAATAAATTTACACCTTGAGGTTATTGGTAAAAGAGAGGATGGATTCCATGAGTTAGCAATGATTATGCAAAATATTGATCTTTCTGATTATTTAGAATTTCAAATAAACAATGAAGGTTTAGTTAAGCTTGATTCTGATTGTAATGATTTAAGCTTATCTAGTGATAACTTAATTGTTAAATCTGCAAATCTTTTAAGGAAAAATTCAAAAATAGATTTAGGTGCGAATATATTTTTAAGAAAAAATATTCCAATTGGTGCAGGATTAGCTGGTGGCTCCAGTAATGCAGCAGCAACATTAATTGGTCTTAATAAATTATGGGATTTGAACTTAGATCAAGAAACATTATGTTCATTAGCATCAACTTTAGGATCTGATATTCCCTTTTTTATAAATGGAGGTATCCAATTATGTTTTGGAAGAGGCGAAATTCTGGAGAAATTAGATTCAAAATTTGAATATGGAGTAATTCTTTTAAAAAATCCCAGTGTATCAGTATCTACTGCTGAAACTTATAAAAAATATAGCAATAGATTTTGTGATCAATATCTTACTAGTAGAGAAATGATTGAGAACATAAGAAAAAATTTAAGAGATAATGGTTTAAATAACTTAAATTTTGATAATCAACATTTAACTATAAAAAATGATTTGCAGTTAGTTGTTGAAAATGAAAATGACTCTGTAAAGCAGGCATTATATTTACTTTCTAAGTTAGAGAATAGTCTGTCATTTTCAATGAGTGGGTCAGGCCCCACATGCTTTGCACTTTTTAAAGATGTAGAGACTGCTAAAAAAGAATTAACTGCAAATTATAAATTATTTAAGGATAATGGTTACGATTCATGGGTTTGCACTTTCCTTGAAAAGGGAATAACATTTATTTAA
- the ruvA gene encoding Holliday junction branch migration protein RuvA: MISWINGDLVDLWQTNQKFFVLINCQGLGYEIQILESFFLKLKTNQISNKKITLWLKHIKKEDSDLLFGFTSKNQKNFFIEILSIRGVGSQIGMGILNKFSITEVINAIKSQNKKLICTVPGVGQKMCDRLILELNNKFKNEIKFEDKKGKDEFEIKDPETNQMIEDLQLTLQSLNYKSKEIKNILPIIFKEIDLLAKKENNLSFENLLKLAMNHLDKDSSNLAR; the protein is encoded by the coding sequence TTGATTAGTTGGATAAATGGGGATTTGGTTGATTTATGGCAAACTAATCAAAAGTTTTTTGTTTTAATAAATTGTCAAGGATTAGGATATGAAATACAAATACTAGAATCTTTTTTTCTCAAATTAAAAACAAATCAGATATCTAATAAAAAAATCACTCTTTGGTTAAAACATATAAAGAAAGAAGATTCAGATTTATTATTTGGCTTTACATCAAAGAATCAAAAGAATTTCTTTATTGAAATTTTAAGTATCAGAGGTGTTGGATCTCAAATCGGTATGGGGATATTAAATAAATTTTCCATTACTGAAGTTATCAATGCAATAAAGTCACAAAACAAAAAGTTAATTTGTACGGTACCTGGCGTAGGACAAAAAATGTGTGATCGGTTAATTTTAGAATTAAATAATAAATTTAAAAATGAAATAAAATTTGAAGATAAAAAAGGGAAAGATGAATTTGAGATTAAGGATCCTGAAACTAATCAAATGATCGAGGACCTTCAGTTAACCCTTCAATCATTAAATTACAAAAGTAAAGAAATCAAGAATATTTTGCCAATTATTTTTAAAGAAATAGATCTCCTTGCTAAAAAAGAAAATAATTTATCATTTGAAAATTTATTGAAATTAGCTATGAATCATCTAGATAAGGATAGTAGTAATTTAGCTAGATGA
- the dnaG gene encoding DNA primase, whose protein sequence is MVHSIHPRTIQEVKEKADIVDVISEHIVLKKKGKEFVGICPFHDDTKPSMTVSPSKQFYYCFSCGAGGNSIKFLMEFTRANFSDVVLSLAKKNNVNVENLEGPQVEAYKKQLSRKEELYKILRVTKNWFKSQLNNSLGFEAMKYLTSKRNLSNKIIDDFELGFAPNSWNDLFNYLSKVEKFPINLILASGLAISKDNSDKIYDRFRNRLIVPIHDMQGRVVAFGGRSLDGKEPKYLNSPESEIFEKGKMLFAFEKASSNIRKSDKAIIVEGYFDVISLHSKGIANSVASLGTALNKYQISQLCRCTDNKNIILNFDSDNAGILATKRVIKEVESLSLHDQINLKILQVNDFKDADEFLNSHTPEDYINQIDNSSFWIDWEIDQIFKDKDLTKSENFQSVISSLVKLLSKLPQSSTRTHYLQKVSERLSKGQARLAIQFEQDLRNQVKGFRWHGRSKKFEQPNEISRREKNESEIIFYYLHCPDLRLFIRDEFLKREINSFNTNHIQNLWEAISKIEQNNLGLNYLNELKESNSQNLQKEFFAIDLISLLPDHLALYNPDSSNKINNFVNPNELFLTLLTNPKDNLLGTLSLLEKYNSLKRCRHLIESWGSQRLKTLENCISILIDNPSSGSSETNKEIDDLFKDLNSDAIKFQELYYLERQHISFLDKQRCGNFIAS, encoded by the coding sequence ATGGTTCATTCTATACACCCAAGAACTATTCAAGAGGTTAAGGAAAAAGCAGATATTGTTGACGTTATATCTGAACATATTGTTCTTAAGAAGAAAGGCAAAGAATTCGTTGGCATTTGTCCTTTTCATGATGATACTAAGCCATCTATGACAGTATCACCAAGTAAACAATTCTATTATTGTTTTTCTTGTGGGGCTGGTGGTAACTCTATTAAATTTTTAATGGAATTTACTCGTGCAAATTTTTCAGATGTTGTACTTTCTCTTGCTAAAAAGAATAATGTTAATGTTGAAAATCTTGAGGGTCCCCAAGTAGAAGCTTATAAAAAACAATTATCTCGAAAGGAAGAGCTTTATAAAATATTAAGAGTCACCAAAAATTGGTTTAAGTCTCAATTAAATAATTCTCTAGGTTTTGAAGCTATGAAATATTTAACATCCAAGAGAAACTTGAGTAATAAAATTATTGATGACTTTGAATTAGGTTTTGCTCCAAATTCATGGAATGATTTATTTAACTATCTTTCAAAGGTTGAAAAATTTCCTATAAATCTAATATTGGCTTCAGGTCTTGCAATTTCTAAAGATAATTCTGACAAGATTTATGATCGTTTTAGAAATAGATTAATCGTTCCAATACATGATATGCAGGGACGTGTAGTTGCCTTTGGTGGAAGATCTCTTGATGGAAAAGAACCCAAATATCTTAATTCTCCAGAATCAGAGATATTTGAAAAAGGGAAAATGTTGTTTGCATTTGAAAAAGCATCTAGCAATATAAGAAAAAGTGACAAAGCTATTATTGTTGAGGGATATTTTGATGTTATTTCTCTTCATTCAAAAGGTATTGCTAATTCTGTAGCTTCCCTCGGCACAGCATTAAATAAGTATCAAATTTCTCAACTATGTAGATGTACAGATAATAAAAATATAATCTTGAATTTTGATTCTGATAATGCAGGGATATTAGCTACAAAAAGGGTAATAAAAGAAGTCGAAAGCCTATCTCTCCATGATCAAATTAATCTTAAGATACTTCAAGTTAATGATTTTAAGGATGCTGACGAATTTTTGAATAGTCATACTCCTGAAGACTATATTAACCAAATTGATAATTCATCCTTTTGGATTGATTGGGAGATTGATCAGATCTTTAAAGATAAAGATTTAACTAAGTCTGAAAATTTCCAGAGTGTTATTTCTTCATTGGTAAAATTGTTGAGCAAATTACCTCAATCATCAACAAGAACTCATTACTTACAAAAAGTTTCCGAACGATTGAGTAAGGGACAAGCAAGGTTAGCAATACAGTTTGAACAAGATTTAAGAAACCAAGTTAAGGGATTTCGTTGGCATGGCAGATCGAAAAAATTTGAACAACCAAATGAAATTTCTCGGCGTGAGAAAAATGAATCAGAAATAATTTTTTATTATTTGCATTGCCCTGATCTTCGCTTATTTATTCGCGATGAATTTCTCAAAAGAGAAATTAATAGTTTTAATACCAATCATATTCAAAATTTATGGGAAGCTATTTCAAAAATTGAACAAAATAATTTAGGTTTAAATTATTTAAATGAATTAAAAGAATCTAATAGTCAAAATCTTCAAAAAGAGTTTTTTGCTATTGACTTAATTTCACTTCTTCCTGATCACTTAGCTCTTTATAATCCTGATTCATCAAATAAAATTAATAATTTTGTTAATCCAAATGAGTTGTTTTTAACATTGCTGACTAATCCTAAAGATAATTTACTTGGAACTTTATCACTTCTTGAAAAATATAATTCTTTAAAAAGATGTAGACACTTGATCGAATCTTGGGGATCACAAAGATTAAAAACTTTAGAAAATTGCATTTCTATTTTAATTGATAATCCTTCTTCAGGTTCCTCAGAGACTAATAAAGAGATAGATGATCTCTTTAAGGATTTAAACTCAGATGCGATTAAATTTCAGGAATTATATTACTTAGAAAGACAACATATAAGTTTTTTAGATAAACAACGCTGTGGTAATTTTATTGCTAGCTAG
- the rpsO gene encoding 30S ribosomal protein S15 produces the protein MSLDTAEKQKLIETHQVHPTDTGSAEVQVALLSKKISKLSDHLQGNIHDFASRQGLLKMIGKRKRLLSFIKDKNVQKYQELVKKIGIRG, from the coding sequence ATGTCATTAGATACAGCTGAAAAACAGAAGCTAATTGAGACTCATCAAGTACATCCAACTGATACAGGTTCAGCTGAAGTTCAAGTAGCACTGCTTTCAAAAAAAATATCGAAATTAAGTGACCACCTCCAAGGAAATATTCATGATTTTGCTTCAAGGCAAGGATTATTAAAAATGATTGGTAAAAGGAAAAGATTACTATCTTTCATTAAAGACAAAAACGTTCAGAAATATCAAGAACTAGTAAAGAAAATTGGAATCAGAGGATGA
- a CDS encoding pyruvate dehydrogenase complex E1 component subunit beta: MAGTLLFNALKEAIDEEMANDVNVCVMGEDVGQYGGSYKVTKDLYEKYGELRVLDTPIAENSFTGMAVGAAMTGLRPIVEGMNMGFLLLAFNQISNNMGMLRYTSGGNYKIPSVVRGPGGVGRQLGAEHSQRLEAYFHAVPGIKIVACSTPTNAKGLMKAAIRDDNPVLFFEHVLLYNLSEELPEGDYTCALDQADVVKEGKDITLLTYSRMRHHCLKAVEELEKNGIDVELIDLISLKPFDMQTISKSIRKTNKVIIVEECMKTGGIGAELIALITEECFDDLDARPIRLSSQDIPTPYNGNLENLTIIQPHQIVEKVEDLISGSI, encoded by the coding sequence GTGGCTGGAACATTATTATTTAATGCTTTGAAAGAGGCAATTGATGAAGAAATGGCAAATGATGTAAATGTTTGCGTTATGGGGGAAGATGTTGGTCAATATGGAGGATCTTACAAGGTTACTAAGGATTTATATGAGAAATATGGAGAGTTAAGAGTCTTAGATACTCCAATTGCGGAAAATAGTTTTACAGGAATGGCCGTAGGTGCAGCAATGACTGGGCTAAGACCAATAGTAGAAGGAATGAATATGGGTTTTTTGCTTTTAGCGTTTAATCAGATATCTAATAATATGGGGATGCTTAGATATACAAGCGGAGGAAATTATAAAATTCCATCAGTAGTTCGAGGACCTGGAGGGGTTGGTCGTCAACTTGGTGCTGAACATAGTCAAAGACTTGAAGCATATTTTCATGCAGTTCCCGGTATAAAGATTGTTGCATGCAGTACACCTACAAATGCTAAAGGTTTAATGAAAGCAGCTATAAGAGATGATAATCCGGTTCTATTTTTCGAACATGTTCTCCTATACAATTTGTCTGAAGAATTACCTGAGGGAGATTATACTTGCGCTTTAGATCAGGCTGACGTAGTAAAAGAAGGTAAAGATATTACTTTATTGACTTATTCAAGAATGAGACATCACTGCCTTAAAGCTGTCGAAGAATTAGAAAAAAACGGAATTGATGTTGAGTTAATCGATTTAATAAGTTTAAAACCATTTGATATGCAAACTATCTCAAAATCAATAAGAAAAACAAATAAAGTAATTATTGTTGAGGAATGTATGAAGACTGGAGGTATTGGTGCAGAATTAATTGCCTTGATAACAGAAGAGTGTTTCGATGATCTTGATGCCCGACCAATTAGATTATCAAGTCAGGATATTCCAACTCCGTATAATGGAAATCTTGAGAATTTGACAATAATCCAACCACATCAAATAGTTGAAAAAGTTGAAGATTTAATTAGTGGGAGTATATAG
- a CDS encoding 23S rRNA (pseudouridine(1915)-N(3))-methyltransferase RlmH, with product MLQSNRLTIYAIGKIKKLWIRDGINQYKKRMPELIINELKTFNLNNLRSNNNIIICLSEEGKQFNSVELCSFLLSFKNKKINFLIGDTDGISSDIKNNSDLILSLSPLTFPHELARLILIEQIYRAVSISNNSPYHRS from the coding sequence ATGCTTCAGAGTAATAGATTAACAATTTATGCTATCGGCAAAATAAAAAAACTTTGGATTAGAGATGGAATTAATCAATACAAAAAAAGAATGCCTGAACTTATCATTAATGAGTTAAAGACTTTTAATTTAAATAATCTTAGATCTAATAACAATATTATTATCTGCCTAAGTGAAGAAGGGAAGCAGTTCAATTCAGTTGAACTATGTTCTTTTCTCTTAAGTTTTAAAAATAAAAAAATTAATTTCTTAATCGGTGACACCGATGGAATAAGTTCAGATATAAAAAATAATTCAGATCTTATACTAAGTTTGTCTCCTTTAACTTTTCCTCATGAATTAGCTAGATTAATTCTAATCGAGCAAATCTATAGAGCTGTTTCTATATCTAACAACTCCCCTTACCATCGCTCCTAA